In Aridibaculum aurantiacum, the following proteins share a genomic window:
- a CDS encoding DUF4402 domain-containing protein translates to MRMRGNHMVKRVSKGKKLVMMIMLSFLSYVSYAQFPTDSLPSDPGAMTVYSVQDMHFGSFANGPSGGSVILSPSGSRTTTGTVLALNLQMPQPAIFEIEAPQGSVVSIMNGPNATLTGSNGGSMTLTIGQSSPASMFTTTAIPPTRTQVHIGGTLTVGTTATAPPGTYTGTFYVTFNLE, encoded by the coding sequence ATGAGGATGCGCGGTAACCATATGGTGAAGCGGGTGAGTAAGGGTAAAAAACTGGTAATGATGATCATGCTGAGTTTTTTATCCTATGTGTCGTATGCGCAATTTCCTACAGATAGTTTACCTAGCGACCCTGGTGCGATGACGGTGTACTCAGTGCAAGACATGCATTTTGGTTCATTTGCCAATGGGCCCAGTGGCGGATCGGTGATCTTGTCGCCAAGTGGTTCGCGAACCACTACAGGCACTGTGTTAGCGTTAAACCTGCAAATGCCACAGCCGGCAATCTTTGAAATAGAAGCGCCGCAAGGTTCTGTAGTCTCAATTATGAATGGACCCAATGCTACCCTTACCGGTAGCAATGGAGGTAGTATGACCCTGACCATTGGCCAGTCATCACCTGCATCCATGTTTACCACTACAGCTATACCACCCACCCGTACCCAGGTGCATATAGGCGGAACCTTAACAGTAGGAACAACGGCCACAGCTCCACCAGGAACTTATACCGGAACTTTTTACGTGACATTCAACCTCGAATGA
- a CDS encoding DUF4402 domain-containing protein: MKNKMTKVVGLGLILAAFSTGVNAQASATATAAANIINPISITKNVDLNFGNVAVQASTGGTVVLTPAGGRTATSGVTLPAVAGTVTAAQFTVSGEGARTYSITLPSSVVLENGSNTMTANNFTSDPTNTTGAGLLSGSAGGTGTQVVRVGATLNVDPAQAAGAYISLTPFTVTVNYN, encoded by the coding sequence ATGAAAAACAAAATGACAAAAGTCGTCGGACTAGGATTGATTCTAGCCGCATTCTCAACGGGTGTTAATGCACAAGCTTCGGCAACTGCTACCGCTGCAGCAAATATTATCAACCCGATCAGCATCACCAAAAATGTTGATTTGAATTTTGGCAACGTAGCAGTTCAAGCATCTACGGGTGGTACTGTAGTATTGACACCTGCAGGTGGCCGTACAGCGACATCTGGTGTTACGCTTCCTGCAGTTGCGGGAACTGTGACTGCTGCGCAATTTACTGTTTCGGGTGAAGGAGCTAGGACTTATTCAATTACACTTCCATCCTCAGTAGTATTAGAAAACGGTAGCAATACCATGACAGCTAATAACTTCACCAGTGATCCAACAAACACTACAGGTGCAGGTTTGCTTTCTGGCAGTGCGGGTGGTACAGGTACTCAGGTTGTGCGTGTAGGTGCTACATTGAATGTAGATCCTGCACAAGCCGCAGGTGCTTACATTTCACTTACTCCTTTTACAGTTACTGTGAATTATAACTAA